One window of the Tachyglossus aculeatus isolate mTacAcu1 chromosome 12, mTacAcu1.pri, whole genome shotgun sequence genome contains the following:
- the NDUFC1 gene encoding NADH dehydrogenase [ubiquinone] 1 subunit C1, mitochondrial: MVPSMLPRLPGFLGPARLAGPPSRISTRSTFNLRDENAKPKWLQVGLILGTSVFLWAFLIHQHNEDVLEYKRRNGLE; the protein is encoded by the exons ATGGTGCCGTCCATGTTGCCTCGGTTACCTGGCTTTTTGGGCCCAGCCCGACTGGCTGGGCCTCCCAGTCGCA TTTCGACCCGGTCCACGTTCAACCTCCGAGACGAGAACGCCAAACCCAAGTGGCTGCAAGTCGGCCTGATCCTTGGCACCAGTGtgtttctctgggccttc CTCATCCATCAGCATAATGAAGATGTTTTAGAATATAAAAGAAGGAATGGATTGGAATGA